Part of the Phycisphaerae bacterium genome, GCACCGATCGGAAGATGCCGGCGAGGAACGTGACGTAGTTATCCATGAGCGTGCCGTCAGTGATTTCCTTCTGCTCAAACAGTCGCGTGACCATGTACAAACCGAGGATGTCCGCTTTTCCCTCCTCGAGTGCCGAGCCGAGTTCCTTCAGGGCATCCCGAACCGTACCCTTGCCGTCGACCGTATTCTTGATTCCCAGCCCGTGCGCGACTTCATGGAACATAACGTTGCCAAAGAAGGCATCGAATGTGATGTGCTTCTGCTGTTCATCCACGATCAACTCACGCGCAATCGGCACGAGAATCTTGTCGAATTTGGCGCGCATCGCGTTTTTCAGCTGGAGACGCCGTGTGCCCTTGCGGAGCTGGACCTCTTCGTCGTTGGGCAGATTGATGGCGATGGTTTTTGAACCCGCGTTGCAATCTCCGGCGTAATAAATCACGTCATAGGCGTTAAGGTCGGAGTCCGTTCCCGGCATTTCCTTCTTGTACTTCTCGTCGACCGGCAGTCCTCGCTGGAGGTCGGGCAGGAGCCTGGCGTATTTTGCAAGGCGCGCGCTCCACTGCTTGTCCTTGACCAATACGTATGCTTCGAAGGCCGCCTTGTAGTTAAACAACGCGTCCTCATACACCTCGATCGGACCGATCACAATGTCGACCGTGTTGTTCTTCATGTCCAGCCATGCCATATCGCTGGCACGATACTGGCTGCTCATCAATGCCACCGCCCGGGAGAGCAGGTATTCCCGTAAATCGGAATCCTCCGCCAGTTCGGCCGCTTCCTTCAGCTTCAGGGCCGCACCGCGGACGATGTCCTCATAGAACTCGTGATAATCGACGGCAATGAGTTTACGATCCTTGTCGCGCCGGATGACGGTGTATTCATTTTTGAAGCGGGCGGCATCGGACGGATGTTCCACCAGATGCCTCTCAAATTCCTCCCTGGACATGTCGGTTGGATAAAATGTCGCACCCAATGGCTTGTCACCGTAACCTTCAACAAACGGCTTGTTGCCATCGAGCCGGTCCCAGGGGCCGTAGTTGATCTCAGCATAGCGCCGCAGCGCTGGTGACTTGATTGACCCGAGCAACTCTCCCTTGTCGCCATACGCCTGACGCCAGAAACCGGCATCCATGTATTGTGCCGCCTCAATCAGCAACGGAATCATCTTCTGTTCTTTCGGAGACAGCACGGACAAATCCGTCGTCAGCCTGACTGTTGCATACTTTGCTTCCATGCGATCCCCTTCGTCGGCCCATGCCATGCCTGAGTCGCCTGCCGCGCCGGCAAAAATGGCCGTACATGCCACAACGCGCATCGCGGCCAGTCCGAACCTCGTCAACTTGTTCATGATGGAATCTCCCTGGATTCTACATTGACCGGAAATTGTAGACTGCCTGACAAACCCCATGATAGTATGCAGCAAAAGCCGGGCAATGCCCATCGGATCGTCGGTCGACGGTGGTCGCAGGCGATCCATCGTAGATCCGAATCAGCCTGCGGGGCCGCACCGCCTGAATTGAAAAGGTTAACTCTCGATCTGAATTGTGAATAATGCGTTGACTGCCGTCTGTGGTGCCATCGACCGGAGATTTACATGAGCACAATCGTTCGCGTGATGATGGCGGTTATATCGATCGGATCACCGGCACTCGCCGACGAGAAAATGGTCATCCCCCGATGGCCGCAGTTTCGCGGAGAAGCCGCCCGCGGAATCGCCGACGAAATTCCGGCGCCGATTGACTGGAATGTTGATGACGGAACGCGAATTCGCTGGAAGACGCCAATTCCGGGACTCGGATACTCATCGCCGGTCATCTGGGGCGATCGGCTCTTCATCACAACGGCCGTGAACACGAAGGATGATCGCCCCGAAGTGAAGGTAGGACTCTACGGCAATATCGAATCAATTGATGAACCGGAAGAACACAGCTTTCGAGTGCTCTGTCTCGATCGTGGCACCGGACGTATTCTCTGGGACCAGGAAGCCTGCAGAGCAATCCCGCGCGTGAAGCGCCATCGAAAAAGCAGTCATGCCAATTCAACACCCGCGACGGATGGCACACACCTTCTCGCATTCTTCGGAAGCGAAGGCATGTACTGTTACAACATGGAAGGCAAGCTCCTGTGGAAGAAGGATTTCGGCCTGCTGGATTCCGGCTACTTCGCCGTGCCTGATGCGCAGTGGGGATTCGGAAGCTCCCCTGTCATCCACGATGGGCGAGTGATTATTCAATGCGACGTTCAGCAGAATTCCTTTCTGGCGGCCTTTGATGTCCGGACCGGCGCGGAATTGTGGCGCTCGCAGCGAAAGGACGTCCCTACATGGAGCACACCCACCGTCTACGTCGGCGAACCGCGATCGCAGGTCGTCGTGAACGGGTTGAAACACATCGGCGGCTATGATCTGGCTACCGGCAAGGAAATCTGGCGATTGCGGGGAGGCGGTGACATCCCTGTGCCCACACCCGTCGTTGCCGGAGAACTTATATACATCACCAACGCACACGGATCCATGGCCCCGATCTACGCCATCAAAACCGGCGCCAAAGGCCGCATTAAGCTGAATTCCACAGAGGCAACCCATCCGCAGGTTGCGTGGTGGAACGATCGGGGCGGCAACTATATGCAGACGCCGATCGTCTATCGCCGCCTGCTCTATTGCTGCCGCGACAACGGAGTCCTTTCTTGTTTTGACGCGGTTACGGGCGAGACCAAGTATCGGGAACGTCTCGTGAGCGGCACAGGCTTCACAGCGTCCGGTGTCGCCTCCGCAGGTAGGCTCTACTTCACGAGCGAGGAAGGCGAGGTGTTTGTCGTTCGCGCCGGACCGGAGTTTGAACGACTCGCCATGAATAACCTGAACGAGGTCTGCATGGCGACGCCGGCAGTCGTCGATGGCCATCTTTATTTCCGAACGGTCGGCCACGTGATCGCGGTCGGCGGTGAAAATAGGTGAACTGCCGAACCGCAAAGATTTAGGGAAGGGCCGGCAACATATTCGTATCTTATTGAGCAGTATCATGTTAGATGCATGGGCGACGGGATTTGATTGCGCAACCCTCCGAGTGAACTTGTGCCTCGGTCTATTTGTATTTGCGGCATAACGACCGATGCCCTGCTTGTCGGCGGCAGCCACGGTCGGTTCCGCGCAAGTCCTTGACAGTGCAATAGCTATCAGTTCTCATACAGGGCTTGACCAAGTTGGCAGTTTTCGGGTGGAAGCGCGCGCTTTGCGAGGTTTCACGTCCATGAAACGGCGACCATTTGTCGCAGGAAACTGGAAGATGAATCTCGATCTTGCCTCGGCAAGATCGCTCGTGCAGGAACTCTGCGCCCGCCTCGGCAGCCAGTCACTGATCGATCTCGCAATCTTTCCTGCCTCAGCCTATTTGTTCCCGATGGCGAAGGCCGTTGCCGGATCGCCACTGGCGCTTGGCGCGCAGAATTGTCACCACGAAACGTCGGGCGCGTTCACTGGCGAAATTTCGCCGGCGATGGTCAAGGAAACCGGCTGCAAATACGTCATCCTCGGGCACAGTGAACGACGGCACACCATCGGCCCGAAGGATGCTGATGGGCGTGTGCATGGCGAAACCGACGAAATGATCGCGCTGAAGGCGCGTGCAGTAATTGCGGCGGACCTGACCCCGATTGTCTGCATCGGTGAAACGCTCGCCGAGCGCGACTCCGGCAAGACGGAGTCCGTGCTGACTCGGCAGGTTCATGGCAGCCTGTCGGGAATCGCTTCGGCGGCTGTGACCTCTCTGGTCATTGCGTACGAACCGGTGTGGGCCATCGGCACCGGGCGTAATGCGACGCCTGAACAGGCCCAGGAGGCGCATTCCCACATTCGATCGGTCCTTGCCGAGAAATTTGGCGGAGCAACGGCCTCTCAGATCAGAATTCAGTACGGCGGCAGCGTAAAGCCCGACAATGCCGCGGAATTAATGGCATGCCCAGATGTGGACGGCGCGCTCGTCGGCGGTGCGAGTCTCAAGGCGGCAGATTTTGCGGCGATAATCGACGCGGCCATCGCCGCTAAGACCTGAATGATCGGAGCATGATGGTTCATCCGCGCGAGCCGGCGAAAACGACGTTCGGCCGAGCGGTAATTGATGAACTTGGCGAAAATGAGGATGGAATTCATGTTGGCATTTGGATATCTCGGCTTCTTCGTGAGCATGGCGATTGTCGGTGTTTCGCTGCTGCTCATCGGCTTGATTCTGCTTCAGAAGAACCGCGGCGCCGGACTTTCCGGCGCTTTCGGCGGCGTTGGCGGACACTCCGCATTCGGCACCAAAACGGGCGACTTCCTCACCTGGGTGACCGTCGGACTGGTGAGCGTTTTTCTGCTGCTCAATATCGCGGGAAACTTTATCTTCGCGCCGGAGAAACTGGCCAAGGTGCAGCCCGCGCCCGCGAAGACGGAATCGACCGATCTCGGCGGTGCGGCTGATCTTCCGATCAGTCCCGCATCGCAGTCGCCGGTCGCAGCACCCGTTTCCGACACGCCGACGTCTCCGCCAGCCAATTCGACACCCGCGAATTCCGGCACGACTGAGCCGGGCAACTGACACACAGCGACTCAGCGGATTGGTCGAGGACGCGGCGAATGATTCAGAGCATGACCGGTTATGGCGAGGTACGATGGTCCGCCGATGGTGTCACATACCGGGTCGAAATTCGCTGCGTGAACAATCGTTACTTCAAAGCCTCGATCAAGCTTCCGGAGCCATTTGGCCGCTATGAGGCGGATATCGACCGCTTGCTGCGTGAGCGCCTCGGCCGCGGAAGCATCACGTTTTCGCTGCGTATCGCCGATGAATCGCCCTCTTCGGCCTGCCGGATCAATACGGACGTACTCGACGATTACGTTCGGCAATTGACGGAAGTGGGCAAAAGGTATGGCTTGGCTCGCATTGACTTTTCGCGACTGCTCGACGCGCCTGGAATCATGCAGGTTGCGGACATTGATGACGAACGACTGGCATCACAGTTCAAGATTGTGCAAACGCTTGCTGATCGCGCGATCAACGGCGTGATCGGAATGCGAAAAGCCGAAGGCGAGGCGATGCTGCGTGACCTTCGCGAACACATCGGGGAAATTCGTTCGAGGCTTGAAGAGGTTCGCCGTCGATCGCCGTCCGTCGTGCTTGAGTATCAAAAGCGGCTCCAGTCGCGGGTGCAGCAGCTGCTTGACGGAATGGAGGGTCTCAATGTCCAGCTGCACGAGGATGCGCTGGCCCGGGAGGTTGCCATTTTTGCGGAGCGATGCGACGTGAACGAAGAGGTGTCTCGACTCTCGAGCCATCTCGATCAGTTTGACACGTTATGCGAAGCCCCCGAGGAGGCCGGACGAAAGATGGACTTTTTATCGCAGGAGATGCTTCGCGAAGCGAATACCATAGGCAGCAAGTCGAACGACGCAGAGCTTTCAAAGCACGTCGTGGCGATCAAGGCCAGTGTCGATCGGATCAAGGAGCAGGTACAGAACGTGGCTTGAGAGCGATGACGGATCGATATCAAACTGCTTAGGAAGCGGGCAGGAGGCCGGCGAGCGTCATGACATCGGCGGGAATGGAGCGACAGGGCAAGGTCATCGTGGTGAGTGGTCCCAGCGGCGTCGGCAAATCCACGATCTGCCACCGGCTGTGCGACGAGTTGCCCGCGGAGTTCAGCGTATCCGTGACGACCCGCACGCCGCGCCCCGGAGAACAGCACGATCGGGATTATCGCTATGTATCGCCGGAAGAATTTCAACAGCTGCGGAACGCCGGAGAATTGCTTGAATTCGCCGAGGTATACGGTCATTACTACGGCACGCCGCTCGCTGCGGTGCGGGAGGCTGTGTCGGCAGGACGCGCCATTATCCTCGAAATTGATATCAACGGCTGCATTCAGGTTCGCCGGAAAATGCCCGATGCCGTGTGCTTCTTCATCCTCCCACCCAATCCGGAGGAGCAGGCTCGTCGGATCATCGGCCGCAACACCGACCCTGAGGATGTGATACGCCGCCGGCTCGAGAAGGCGGATGGCGAAATTCGCTACGCCAACGAGGCCGGATGCTATGATTACTTCGTCGTGAATGATCAGATCGACGACACCCTGGCGCGCATCAAATCGCTCATCGCCGCGAAAGCCGGTTGAGGAGCGCTGACGACTATATACAAAAGAGGTACAGCGTAACCTGAATTTTGAGGTAGACCCGAATGATCGAAGAACTCAAGAATGACGACTTGATTAACCGCATCGGCGGCCGGTTCAAATTCACCGCCATGATACAGAAGCGATGGCGAGAGCTGATGTTTGGGGCGCGCCCGATGATTGAACCCGGTCGGCTCTCCCCGCTGGAAATTGCCATCAAGGAAATCGCCGAAGGCAAGATCCAGGCCGAGGCCGGCGAATTCGACGGCCACCGCAATGTCTGACAGGAATCCGCCTTCTGAAGACTCGGCTCTCGACAATCTCTCGGGGTATGAGGTCGTCGTTGCGGTTTGCGGCGGCATCGCGGCATACAAGACGGCGATGCTGGTTTCACGGCTCGTTCAAAGGGGCGCAGGTGTTTCGGTCGCAATGACGACGGCGGCAACGAAGTTCATCACTCCGCTGACATTTCAGTCGCTTACCGCGCGCCAGGTCTTCACGAGTCCTTGGGAAGCTCAGAATTACCACGATCCTCAGCACCTTCGGCTCACCGAAGCCGCGGATCTCTTCATCATCGCGCCGGCGACCGCCAACATGATCGGCAAGATAGCGTGTGGAATTGCCGACGACCTGATCTCAACTATGGTCATGTCGACGGATTGTCCCGTGCTGCTGGCCCCGGCGATGAATACGCGGATGTGGGAGAATCCGATCGTCAAACGTAACCTTCAGGCGCTTCGCGACCTGGGCTATCACGAAGCGCCGCCGGGAGAAGGCTGGCTCGCGTGCAGAACCATCGGCGCGGGCCGGATGTCGGAGCCGGGCGTCATTTTGGAATGCGCTGCCCGCCTGCTCACCGCCAAACCGCCGCGCTCGCGAATCGCCTGAGTATGTCGCCGAAGCCGCTGCACATTCTCATAACCGCCGGACCCACGCGCGAATATCTCGATTCAGTTCGTTATATATCGAACCCATCGTCCGGAAAGATGGGATTCGCCATCGCGGCCGTAGCGGCACGTCGCGGCCACCATGTCACTCTGGTCTCCGGGCCCATGGAACTGAAACCACCCGCGAGCGTGAATACAGTTCGAGTCGAGACCGCCGCAGAGATGCTGGCAGCCGCCAGACGTGCGTTCCGCTGCGCGGATGCGGCAGTCTTCTGCGCCGCCGTGTGCGACTATCGACCGCTCAATCGCGCGCGACGCAAGCTGCCAAAATCCCAAGCCGCACTGACCTTGAAACTCACGCCGACCCCCGACATCGCGGCGACACTCGGCCGCGTCAAAGGTCGGCGCATCTCAATCGCTTTCGCGCTCGAGGATCACGACGGCCGACGAAAAGCCGAAGCAAAAATGATCGCGAAACACGCGGACGCCATCGTCCTGAATGGCCCAATCAACATCGGATCGGACCGAGCGACCGTCGAGATATTGCGACACGGCGGCGACTGGACGGCACTCCCTTCGGCGACAAAACCACTTATCGCAAAAAGACTTATAGAATTAGTAGAGCAAATCGCCGGGGAATGTGGGCGGGCTGCCCCGTCGCGACGATGACGGCGATTCTTCGAAACGCGCTAAGGGAAACTCACAAAAGGATCATCGAAAAGCATGCCGAAGATCGTTGTAAATCCGGAGCGGGTTGTTTAGTATAAGACTTCAGGAGGTGGAAGAGGGCACACGCCTTCGAGCGTCCCTTTTTCACATGGCAATTCGAATGTGTCATCGTGATGATCACGGCATGGTCGTGACGCATCGATAGCATCGTGTCGGACGAATTGCTCGGCCAACCCAGTCAGGACGACTCAAGGCACCGAGTGATTCCGAGGAGAAAAGGAGCAATATAATGAAGAAGGCAGGATTTCTGGCGTTGGCGTTGGCAGTGATCTGCGCAAACGCCGTGACGGCGCGGGCCTCGATTCTGGTTAACGAGAATTTCAACCGGGACGACGGTGATCTGGTTGGAACCAATCCGACGCCAGGCCCCGGCGGCACATGGGCAGCTCACAGCGGCGCAAACGGACCGGTCCAGATTAACGGCAATTCGATCCAGA contains:
- the secG gene encoding preprotein translocase subunit SecG; this encodes MLAFGYLGFFVSMAIVGVSLLLIGLILLQKNRGAGLSGAFGGVGGHSAFGTKTGDFLTWVTVGLVSVFLLLNIAGNFIFAPEKLAKVQPAPAKTESTDLGGAADLPISPASQSPVAAPVSDTPTSPPANSTPANSGTTEPGN
- the gmk gene encoding guanylate kinase, yielding MTSAGMERQGKVIVVSGPSGVGKSTICHRLCDELPAEFSVSVTTRTPRPGEQHDRDYRYVSPEEFQQLRNAGELLEFAEVYGHYYGTPLAAVREAVSAGRAIILEIDINGCIQVRRKMPDAVCFFILPPNPEEQARRIIGRNTDPEDVIRRRLEKADGEIRYANEAGCYDYFVVNDQIDDTLARIKSLIAAKAG
- the rpoZ gene encoding DNA-directed RNA polymerase subunit omega, with the protein product MIEELKNDDLINRIGGRFKFTAMIQKRWRELMFGARPMIEPGRLSPLEIAIKEIAEGKIQAEAGEFDGHRNV
- a CDS encoding phosphopantothenoylcysteine decarboxylase, translated to MSDRNPPSEDSALDNLSGYEVVVAVCGGIAAYKTAMLVSRLVQRGAGVSVAMTTAATKFITPLTFQSLTARQVFTSPWEAQNYHDPQHLRLTEAADLFIIAPATANMIGKIACGIADDLISTMVMSTDCPVLLAPAMNTRMWENPIVKRNLQALRDLGYHEAPPGEGWLACRTIGAGRMSEPGVILECAARLLTAKPPRSRIA
- a CDS encoding PQQ-binding-like beta-propeller repeat protein, which encodes MSTIVRVMMAVISIGSPALADEKMVIPRWPQFRGEAARGIADEIPAPIDWNVDDGTRIRWKTPIPGLGYSSPVIWGDRLFITTAVNTKDDRPEVKVGLYGNIESIDEPEEHSFRVLCLDRGTGRILWDQEACRAIPRVKRHRKSSHANSTPATDGTHLLAFFGSEGMYCYNMEGKLLWKKDFGLLDSGYFAVPDAQWGFGSSPVIHDGRVIIQCDVQQNSFLAAFDVRTGAELWRSQRKDVPTWSTPTVYVGEPRSQVVVNGLKHIGGYDLATGKEIWRLRGGGDIPVPTPVVAGELIYITNAHGSMAPIYAIKTGAKGRIKLNSTEATHPQVAWWNDRGGNYMQTPIVYRRLLYCCRDNGVLSCFDAVTGETKYRERLVSGTGFTASGVASAGRLYFTSEEGEVFVVRAGPEFERLAMNNLNEVCMATPAVVDGHLYFRTVGHVIAVGGENR
- the tpiA gene encoding triose-phosphate isomerase, which translates into the protein MKRRPFVAGNWKMNLDLASARSLVQELCARLGSQSLIDLAIFPASAYLFPMAKAVAGSPLALGAQNCHHETSGAFTGEISPAMVKETGCKYVILGHSERRHTIGPKDADGRVHGETDEMIALKARAVIAADLTPIVCIGETLAERDSGKTESVLTRQVHGSLSGIASAAVTSLVIAYEPVWAIGTGRNATPEQAQEAHSHIRSVLAEKFGGATASQIRIQYGGSVKPDNAAELMACPDVDGALVGGASLKAADFAAIIDAAIAAKT
- a CDS encoding YicC family protein, producing MIQSMTGYGEVRWSADGVTYRVEIRCVNNRYFKASIKLPEPFGRYEADIDRLLRERLGRGSITFSLRIADESPSSACRINTDVLDDYVRQLTEVGKRYGLARIDFSRLLDAPGIMQVADIDDERLASQFKIVQTLADRAINGVIGMRKAEGEAMLRDLREHIGEIRSRLEEVRRRSPSVVLEYQKRLQSRVQQLLDGMEGLNVQLHEDALAREVAIFAERCDVNEEVSRLSSHLDQFDTLCEAPEEAGRKMDFLSQEMLREANTIGSKSNDAELSKHVVAIKASVDRIKEQVQNVA
- a CDS encoding phosphopantothenoylcysteine decarboxylase codes for the protein MSPKPLHILITAGPTREYLDSVRYISNPSSGKMGFAIAAVAARRGHHVTLVSGPMELKPPASVNTVRVETAAEMLAAARRAFRCADAAVFCAAVCDYRPLNRARRKLPKSQAALTLKLTPTPDIAATLGRVKGRRISIAFALEDHDGRRKAEAKMIAKHADAIVLNGPINIGSDRATVEILRHGGDWTALPSATKPLIAKRLIELVEQIAGECGRAAPSRR
- a CDS encoding Zn-dependent hydrolase → MNKLTRFGLAAMRVVACTAIFAGAAGDSGMAWADEGDRMEAKYATVRLTTDLSVLSPKEQKMIPLLIEAAQYMDAGFWRQAYGDKGELLGSIKSPALRRYAEINYGPWDRLDGNKPFVEGYGDKPLGATFYPTDMSREEFERHLVEHPSDAARFKNEYTVIRRDKDRKLIAVDYHEFYEDIVRGAALKLKEAAELAEDSDLREYLLSRAVALMSSQYRASDMAWLDMKNNTVDIVIGPIEVYEDALFNYKAAFEAYVLVKDKQWSARLAKYARLLPDLQRGLPVDEKYKKEMPGTDSDLNAYDVIYYAGDCNAGSKTIAINLPNDEEVQLRKGTRRLQLKNAMRAKFDKILVPIARELIVDEQQKHITFDAFFGNVMFHEVAHGLGIKNTVDGKGTVRDALKELGSALEEGKADILGLYMVTRLFEQKEITDGTLMDNYVTFLAGIFRSVRFGAASAHGRANMIRFNFFELEGAFSRDAKTGKYRVDFDRMQNAMNALSKRILTLQGDGDYDGVKKLMDDMGMIRPALQSDLDRLSKAGIPVDVVFEQGMQVLK